In Herpetosiphonaceae bacterium, the genomic stretch CTGGCTTGCCGAGCGCAGTAGCAAGTTCTCGTTCTAAAGCTACAAGTGTGAGCAGGCTTTTCGGCTTTGCGAACCGCACAAGCAGATCAATATCGCTCTCTGGCGTTGCCTCGCCCCGTGCTATCGAGCCAAATACGCCTACCATGACGACATCATTCGCCCGGCAAATTCCAACTAACTTGGCTGTATCAAATGGTAGTACGGCCATACGAGCGCTCCTGTCACCAAACTCTAGCACGAAAATCGCCGGGATGCTATGTGGCAAGATCTATAACCTCCCGTGCCAGCGCGACGATCCGCTCCGCACGTCGG encodes the following:
- a CDS encoding nucleotidyltransferase family protein yields the protein MAVLPFDTAKLVGICRANDVVMVGVFGSIARGEATPESDIDLLVRFAKPKSLLTLVALERELATALGKPVDLVTENALHPYLRDHVLRDLQVVYDAR